In Deltaproteobacteria bacterium, a genomic segment contains:
- the flgH gene encoding flagellar basal body L-ring protein (part of the basal body which consists of four rings L, P, S, and M mounted on a central rod) has translation MSRTAIVISLAAVLLAGALSGCAPSRKRSVPMPVLTVPPEPEVDQVVNPGSMFQPEGASYLFADTRARRVGDIVVVNIVESTTAKNKATTKSNKDSSIDLGVGAFMGRQDFLGAPIGAESMIKAGSSGKLNSDGETKRENYITSSVAARIVRVVNNDLYEIEGARETRVNDETQIIVARGLIRARDIAPDNTIPSNKIANAKIELFGEGVLADRQKPGWLTRILDNVWPF, from the coding sequence ATGTCCAGAACGGCAATCGTCATCTCGCTTGCGGCCGTGTTGTTGGCCGGTGCGCTCTCAGGCTGCGCTCCGTCCAGAAAACGCTCGGTTCCCATGCCGGTCCTGACTGTTCCACCCGAACCGGAAGTGGATCAGGTCGTGAACCCCGGCTCCATGTTCCAGCCCGAGGGGGCCAGCTATCTCTTCGCCGACACCAGGGCCCGGAGGGTGGGCGACATCGTGGTCGTCAACATCGTCGAATCCACCACGGCCAAGAACAAGGCCACCACCAAGTCCAACAAGGATTCGAGCATCGACCTGGGCGTGGGGGCCTTCATGGGACGCCAGGACTTTCTCGGGGCCCCCATCGGGGCCGAATCCATGATCAAGGCCGGATCCAGCGGCAAGCTAAATAGCGACGGCGAAACCAAGCGGGAGAACTACATCACCTCCTCGGTAGCCGCCCGTATCGTTAGGGTCGTCAACAACGACCTGTATGAAATCGAAGGAGCCAGGGAGACTAGGGTCAACGACGAAACACAGATCATCGTCGCCCGGGGATTGATTCGGGCCCGGGACATCGCCCCGGACAACACCATCCCGTCCAACAAGATCGCCAACGCAAAGATTGAACTTTTCGGCGAAGGCGTTCTGGCCGACCGTCAGAAGCCCGGCTGGCTGACCCGCATCCTAGACAATGTCTGGCCGTTCTAG